The following are encoded in a window of Maridesulfovibrio ferrireducens genomic DNA:
- the aprA gene encoding adenylyl-sulfate reductase subunit alpha, whose translation MPLLPTKEAAKGVALAEPELIEKDVDLLLVGGGMGNCGVAYEACRWIQKAGGDLSILLLDKAAMERSGAIAQGLSAINTYLGENNADDYVRMVRTDLMGIVREDLIFDLGRHVDDSVHLFEEWGLPCWIKKDGKNLDGAQAKAAGLSLRNGDACVRSGRWQMMINGESYKCIVAEAAKLALGEDGYMERIFIVKMLLDANEPNRIAGAVGFSTRENKVYVFKCNAAVVACGGAVNVFRPRSTGEGMGRAWYPVWNAGSTYTMCAQVGAEMTMMENRFVPARFKDGYGPVGAWFLLFKAKATNYKGEDYCETNRAMLKPYEDRGYAKGHVIPTCLRNHMMLREMREGRGPIYMDTATALQNTFKELSPAEQKHLESEAWEDFLDMCVGQANLWACMNIKPEESGSEIMPTEPYLLGSHSGCCGIWTSGPDEEWVPEDYKVKADNGKVYNRMTTVNGLFTCADGVGASGHKFSSGSHAEGRIVGKQMVRWCVDHKDFKPTLKENIADLAKELYQPWYTYEAGKSVSTCPVVNPSYITPKNFMMRLVKCTDEYGGGCGTMYVTSGALLTTGFKLLGMLEEDSLKLAARDLHELMRCWEQFHRLWTVRLHLQHISFREESRYPGFYYRGDFMGLDDTNWKCFVNSKYDVEKGETVIFKKAYHQIIPV comes from the coding sequence ATGCCTCTGCTCCCTACTAAAGAAGCTGCCAAGGGCGTTGCGCTTGCAGAACCAGAACTGATAGAAAAAGACGTTGATCTTCTTCTCGTCGGTGGTGGTATGGGTAACTGCGGTGTTGCTTACGAAGCATGCCGTTGGATCCAGAAAGCTGGTGGAGATCTCTCCATCCTGCTTCTCGACAAAGCCGCCATGGAACGTTCCGGTGCTATCGCACAGGGCCTTTCCGCTATTAATACATACCTCGGTGAAAACAATGCTGACGATTACGTCCGCATGGTTCGTACTGACCTCATGGGCATCGTCCGTGAAGACCTTATCTTTGACTTAGGTCGTCACGTTGATGATTCCGTTCATCTTTTTGAAGAGTGGGGCCTTCCTTGCTGGATCAAAAAAGATGGTAAAAACCTCGACGGTGCTCAGGCAAAGGCTGCTGGCCTCTCCCTGCGTAACGGCGACGCTTGCGTTCGTTCCGGACGTTGGCAGATGATGATCAACGGTGAATCCTACAAGTGTATCGTTGCTGAAGCAGCTAAATTAGCTCTCGGCGAAGATGGCTACATGGAACGTATCTTCATCGTAAAAATGCTCCTCGACGCTAATGAGCCAAACCGCATCGCTGGTGCTGTTGGTTTCTCCACTCGTGAGAACAAAGTATACGTATTCAAGTGCAACGCAGCTGTAGTAGCTTGCGGTGGTGCTGTAAACGTATTCCGTCCTCGTTCCACTGGTGAAGGTATGGGTCGTGCATGGTATCCAGTATGGAACGCAGGTTCCACTTATACTATGTGTGCTCAGGTTGGCGCTGAAATGACCATGATGGAAAACCGCTTCGTACCTGCTCGTTTTAAAGACGGTTACGGACCTGTTGGTGCATGGTTCTTGCTTTTCAAAGCTAAAGCAACCAACTATAAAGGTGAAGACTATTGCGAAACAAACCGCGCAATGCTCAAACCTTATGAAGATCGTGGATACGCTAAAGGACATGTAATTCCTACTTGTCTCCGTAACCACATGATGCTTCGTGAAATGCGCGAAGGTCGCGGTCCAATTTACATGGATACCGCTACTGCGCTTCAGAACACTTTCAAAGAACTTTCTCCCGCTGAGCAGAAGCACCTTGAGTCTGAAGCTTGGGAAGATTTCCTTGACATGTGTGTTGGCCAGGCCAACCTCTGGGCATGTATGAATATCAAACCAGAAGAATCTGGTTCTGAAATCATGCCTACTGAACCATACCTTCTCGGATCTCACTCCGGTTGTTGTGGTATCTGGACATCCGGTCCTGACGAAGAATGGGTTCCTGAAGATTACAAAGTGAAAGCTGATAACGGTAAAGTCTACAACCGTATGACTACTGTTAACGGTCTCTTCACTTGTGCTGATGGTGTCGGTGCTTCCGGCCATAAGTTCTCTTCCGGTTCACATGCTGAAGGCCGTATAGTTGGTAAGCAGATGGTTCGTTGGTGTGTAGATCACAAAGACTTCAAACCAACACTGAAAGAAAACATTGCTGACCTCGCTAAAGAATTGTACCAGCCTTGGTACACTTACGAAGCAGGCAAATCTGTTTCTACTTGCCCAGTTGTCAATCCTAGTTATATCACTCCTAAGAACTTCATGATGCGCCTCGTAAAGTGCACCGATGAGTACGGTGGTGGTTGTGGAACAATGTACGTCACTTCCGGCGCTCTTCTAACTACAGGTTTCAAGCTTCTTGGAATGCTGGAAGAAGATAGTCTGAAATTGGCTGCACGTGACCTCCACGAATTGATGCGTTGTTGGGAACAGTTCCACAGATTGTGGACTGTACGCCTGCATTTGCAGCACATCAGCTTCCGTGAAGAATCCCGTTATCCTGGATTCTACTACCGCGGAGACTTCATGGGTCTTGATGACACCAACTGGAAATGCTTCGTAAACTCCAAATACGATGTTGAAAAAGGCGAAACCGTCATTTTCAAGAAAGCATACCACCAGATCATCCCTGTTTAA
- a CDS encoding CoB--CoM heterodisulfide reductase iron-sulfur subunit A family protein, with product MSKSILVVGGGFSGITAALEAAEVGHEVFIVEKAPFLGGRVMQLNKYFPKLCPPSCGLEIQFQRIKNNKNVKFFTLAEVESISGSKGDFEVKIRIKPRYVGPGSIDLTEVIAKLSNNVTDEFEFKLCDRKALYMDVPFAFPARYVLEKENCTDADLKLLEGIDAIDLKDEEKVITLNVGSIVYATGWKPYDVTKLSNLGAGTVQNCITNMQMERLAAPSGPTSGMIVRPSDGARPKNVAFVQCAGSRDENHLNYCSYICCMASLKQAAYVREQYPDAKVTVYYIDLRTPGRYDKFAKRILSDDKINAVKGKVAEVIEVSGSGNVLVTVEDAETGIKAQNEHDLIVLATGMQPSLAGVPVPSGVQVDDQGFIIGGEEQGIFAAGCARQPLDVTKTAQSGTAAALKAIQTVIGR from the coding sequence ATGTCAAAAAGCATACTTGTCGTTGGTGGCGGGTTCAGCGGAATAACTGCTGCACTCGAAGCCGCTGAAGTAGGCCATGAAGTCTTCATCGTGGAGAAGGCGCCATTCCTGGGTGGCCGAGTGATGCAGCTGAATAAGTATTTTCCAAAGCTGTGTCCCCCTTCCTGCGGTCTGGAGATTCAATTTCAGAGAATCAAAAACAATAAGAACGTAAAGTTCTTTACCTTGGCTGAAGTAGAATCCATCAGTGGTTCTAAAGGGGATTTTGAAGTCAAAATCCGCATCAAGCCTAGGTATGTCGGTCCCGGCAGTATTGATTTAACCGAAGTCATCGCAAAACTTTCCAATAACGTTACCGATGAATTCGAATTCAAACTCTGTGACCGTAAAGCCCTTTACATGGATGTTCCTTTTGCGTTCCCCGCAAGATACGTCCTTGAAAAGGAAAACTGTACTGATGCTGACCTCAAACTTCTCGAAGGAATCGATGCTATCGATCTCAAAGACGAAGAAAAGGTCATCACTCTCAATGTCGGTTCCATCGTTTATGCTACCGGTTGGAAGCCTTACGATGTAACTAAACTTTCAAATCTTGGTGCTGGAACTGTACAGAACTGCATTACTAATATGCAGATGGAACGTCTTGCAGCTCCCAGTGGTCCTACAAGCGGCATGATTGTCCGTCCTTCTGACGGTGCTCGGCCAAAAAATGTCGCGTTCGTACAATGTGCGGGTTCACGTGACGAAAATCATCTCAATTACTGTTCATACATTTGCTGCATGGCTTCTTTGAAGCAGGCCGCTTATGTTCGTGAGCAGTACCCTGATGCAAAGGTTACTGTTTATTACATCGACCTTCGTACTCCGGGCCGTTACGATAAATTTGCCAAACGTATTCTTTCTGATGACAAGATCAACGCCGTTAAAGGTAAGGTCGCTGAAGTTATCGAAGTTTCCGGTTCTGGCAATGTTCTCGTCACAGTTGAGGATGCTGAAACCGGTATTAAGGCGCAGAATGAGCATGATCTCATTGTCTTGGCTACCGGAATGCAGCCTAGTCTCGCAGGTGTTCCGGTTCCTTCCGGAGTGCAGGTTGATGATCAGGGCTTCATTATAGGCGGAGAAGAACAAGGCATTTTCGCCGCCGGGTGTGCAAGGCAACCTCTGGACGTCACAAAGACAGCCCAGTCAGGTACCGCCGCCGCTCTGAAAGCGATTCAAACGGTGATAGGGAGGTAA
- the aprB gene encoding adenylyl-sulfate reductase subunit beta: MPTFVNPEKCDGCKGGEKTACMYICPNDLMILDPEEMRAYNQEPDACWECYSCVKICPQGAIEARPYGDFAPMGGTSIPMRSAEDIMWTVKFRNGDVKRFKFPIRTTPEGSINPYEGKPEPADLDSELLFTETELAVPQVVAGNKLEVGDAGKTLVIKDLL; this comes from the coding sequence ATGCCGACCTTTGTCAATCCGGAAAAGTGTGATGGCTGCAAGGGTGGAGAAAAGACCGCCTGTATGTACATCTGCCCGAATGATCTCATGATATTGGACCCCGAAGAAATGCGGGCTTACAATCAGGAACCAGATGCATGTTGGGAGTGTTACTCCTGCGTGAAAATTTGTCCTCAGGGCGCTATCGAAGCTCGTCCTTATGGCGATTTCGCACCTATGGGCGGAACTTCTATTCCTATGCGTTCAGCTGAAGACATTATGTGGACTGTTAAGTTCCGTAATGGTGATGTTAAACGTTTCAAGTTTCCTATCCGTACTACTCCTGAAGGTTCTATTAATCCTTACGAAGGAAAACCAGAACCAGCTGATCTTGATAGCGAACTTCTTTTCACCGAAACAGAACTTGCTGTACCGCAGGTTGTTGCCGGTAATAAACTTGAAGTTGGCGATGCAGGTAAGACTTTAGTAATAAAGGATCTGCTTTAA
- the sat gene encoding sulfate adenylyltransferase gives MSKLVAPHGGKGLVCCLLEGAELAAEQKKAEGLKKIEISGRAKGDLIMMGCGGFSPLNGFMKKADWKGVCESFLMADGTFWPVPVTLDVDEDVKVGDEIALVRKGEAYATMKIEEVYEMTDDDKKWECEKVFKGEGEESADDVFWKVALEDHPGVKMVMAQKKFNIAGPVKVLSEGEYPEQYKGVYLRPAETRAAFEEKGWSIVSALQLRNPMHRSHEFLAKISIEVCDGCLIHSLIGNLKPGDIPADVRVKAIDTLVEKYFVKDNVIQAGYPLDMRYAGPREGLLHATFRQNYGVNRMLIGRDHAGVGDFYGLFEAQEIFDKIPYATEACPEPGKALLCQPMKIDWTFYCYKCDGMASLRTCPHNKEERVILSGTKLRKALSDGAEVVDHFGREEVLVILRAYYEGLTEKVEVKMQGAASGDAM, from the coding sequence ATGTCTAAGCTCGTAGCCCCTCACGGTGGAAAAGGTCTCGTATGTTGCCTTCTCGAAGGCGCAGAACTCGCAGCAGAACAGAAAAAAGCTGAAGGTCTCAAAAAGATCGAAATTTCCGGACGTGCTAAGGGTGACCTTATCATGATGGGTTGTGGTGGTTTCAGCCCTCTGAACGGCTTCATGAAAAAAGCTGACTGGAAAGGCGTTTGTGAAAGCTTTCTGATGGCAGACGGCACATTCTGGCCAGTTCCTGTAACACTTGACGTTGACGAAGACGTTAAAGTCGGCGATGAAATCGCTCTCGTCCGTAAAGGCGAAGCTTACGCTACCATGAAAATCGAAGAAGTCTACGAAATGACTGACGACGATAAGAAATGGGAATGTGAAAAAGTTTTCAAAGGCGAAGGCGAAGAATCTGCTGATGACGTTTTCTGGAAAGTTGCTCTTGAAGACCATCCAGGTGTTAAGATGGTTATGGCTCAGAAAAAATTCAACATCGCAGGTCCTGTTAAAGTTCTCTCCGAAGGCGAATACCCTGAACAGTACAAAGGCGTTTACCTCCGTCCTGCAGAAACTCGTGCAGCTTTTGAAGAAAAAGGCTGGTCCATCGTTTCCGCACTTCAGCTTCGTAACCCAATGCATCGTTCACACGAATTCCTCGCAAAGATTTCTATTGAAGTCTGCGACGGTTGCTTGATCCATTCTTTGATCGGTAACCTGAAACCAGGAGACATTCCTGCTGACGTTCGTGTTAAAGCAATCGACACTCTCGTTGAAAAATACTTTGTTAAAGACAACGTTATTCAGGCTGGTTACCCTCTTGATATGCGTTACGCTGGTCCTCGTGAAGGTCTGCTCCACGCAACTTTCCGTCAGAACTACGGCGTTAACAGAATGTTGATCGGTCGTGACCACGCTGGCGTTGGCGACTTCTACGGCCTGTTCGAAGCTCAGGAAATTTTCGACAAAATTCCTTATGCAACCGAAGCATGCCCAGAACCAGGCAAAGCACTTCTTTGTCAGCCAATGAAAATTGACTGGACTTTCTACTGTTACAAATGTGACGGCATGGCTTCTCTCCGCACATGCCCACATAACAAAGAAGAACGCGTAATCCTTTCCGGAACTAAACTCCGTAAAGCTCTCTCCGACGGCGCAGAAGTTGTTGATCACTTCGGTCGCGAAGAAGTTCTCGTTATTCTCCGTGCTTACTACGAAGGCCTCACTGAAAAAGTTGAAGTCAAAATGCAGGGCGCAGCTTCTGGCGACGCAATGTAA
- a CDS encoding chorismate mutase has translation MPNYKKFDSPDRSDRPGRSDRSDRSDRSDRPGRSGGDAPRKPSLLHEIRDLDERLISMISRRNTLMGKAASKRKLKGLPLADPDMERRIFEIWTTKSADEKFNLKAARRVFEQLNTLAYTCVAKPENRNLPSYSLSPPRRPVKVTIDGPCSLFQSQLWIALAAMCSADAKMSPLSVNDQLTELAKAFNQAGAHISWENDTIESRSGEGVFFEDKLVFAGDDEMTLYLILAFGLKSPGKFKIAGGPILKQYDSRQLTSLLSPLGARLNTLDLQSHGLPARLECGGNMVSSLTLTEETPPKFAAALTLAGWTYPQGMNLKFDKDWAGISEIRDAVEVLNTCGIKAVLTETECTVPFSNSFSFPEQPNIALDPELSAALLSIPAFAGGNVTIKGTWPKTSPKAKDALKALTLGGLVVKVSDTEISSTKGEQPQSVNIDFGQASKLFPIGIALAVNSGTQCSLQGIKDVALFEQGIELLERLGLQYARTEDGVQITPGRLEWEDAWTAPTPYFGIALGLMAWIRPGLSLLNPGDITELWPRYWTLYNSLPEIDGLKDPEVKELNDDAKSNRRRIKID, from the coding sequence ATGCCCAATTACAAAAAATTTGATAGCCCCGATAGATCCGATAGACCTGGTCGATCCGATAGATCCGACAGATCCGATAGATCCGACAGACCCGGTAGATCCGGTGGCGATGCTCCGCGCAAACCGTCTCTCCTCCATGAAATTAGAGACCTTGACGAACGTCTAATTTCAATGATTTCACGCAGAAACACCCTTATGGGTAAAGCTGCCTCTAAACGTAAATTGAAAGGTCTGCCTCTCGCTGACCCGGATATGGAAAGACGTATATTTGAAATCTGGACAACAAAGTCCGCAGATGAAAAATTTAATCTCAAGGCTGCGCGCAGAGTTTTCGAACAACTCAACACTCTCGCATATACTTGTGTAGCCAAACCTGAAAACCGCAATCTGCCTTCTTATTCGCTATCACCGCCAAGAAGACCTGTTAAAGTCACCATTGACGGCCCATGCTCTCTTTTCCAGTCACAGCTATGGATTGCCCTTGCTGCGATGTGCTCAGCTGACGCCAAAATGTCTCCCTTGTCTGTTAATGATCAGTTGACGGAGCTTGCTAAAGCTTTCAATCAGGCTGGAGCTCACATTTCATGGGAAAATGATACTATCGAATCCCGCTCTGGCGAAGGAGTTTTCTTCGAAGACAAACTTGTCTTCGCAGGCGATGACGAAATGACCTTATATCTTATTCTTGCTTTCGGGCTGAAATCTCCCGGCAAATTTAAAATTGCAGGCGGTCCCATTCTTAAACAGTATGACTCCAGACAGTTGACATCATTACTGTCACCACTTGGAGCCCGCCTCAACACTCTTGATCTTCAGAGCCACGGACTGCCTGCCAGACTTGAGTGCGGTGGAAATATGGTTTCTTCTCTTACATTGACTGAAGAGACCCCACCCAAATTTGCGGCAGCTCTTACTCTTGCAGGATGGACATATCCACAAGGTATGAACCTCAAATTCGACAAAGACTGGGCTGGAATCTCTGAAATACGTGATGCAGTCGAGGTTCTTAATACTTGCGGTATCAAAGCTGTTCTTACTGAAACAGAATGTACTGTTCCTTTCAGCAACTCCTTCTCCTTCCCTGAGCAGCCAAACATTGCTCTAGACCCGGAACTGAGTGCAGCTCTGCTTTCAATCCCTGCTTTTGCCGGCGGGAATGTAACTATCAAAGGAACATGGCCGAAAACTTCACCTAAAGCGAAAGATGCTCTTAAAGCTCTTACTTTAGGAGGCTTGGTTGTAAAGGTTTCCGATACTGAAATCAGTTCCACCAAAGGCGAACAGCCACAGTCGGTAAACATTGACTTCGGACAGGCATCAAAACTTTTCCCAATCGGAATTGCGCTGGCTGTTAACTCCGGAACTCAGTGTTCACTTCAGGGAATTAAGGACGTGGCATTATTTGAACAGGGCATAGAACTGCTCGAACGCCTCGGACTTCAATACGCCCGCACCGAAGACGGAGTTCAGATTACTCCCGGCAGATTGGAATGGGAAGATGCTTGGACTGCTCCGACTCCTTATTTCGGAATAGCTCTGGGACTGATGGCCTGGATTCGCCCGGGACTTTCCTTATTGAACCCCGGAGATATCACCGAATTGTGGCCTCGTTACTGGACTCTCTACAATAGTCTTCCTGAAATTGACGGACTGAAAGACCCCGAAGTGAAGGAGCTGAACGATGACGCAAAATCAAACAGAAGAAGAATCAAAATTGATTAG
- a CDS encoding FAD-dependent oxidoreductase, which translates to MPEKIGVYFDQASISPYLIAEDLAEVVSKVCASECPVIKCHPRLNSEEGRKLIQEDIDAGNVDAVCICGTSPRVDWDIFNFDNVMVERVNLREQCIKVFRNPDGTLPDPNGEVPELLKIMANEYVRMGITKLTKGNTSENQIIGSTKVVMVLGGGFTGLTAALYAAKTNHDVILVEKADTLGGKAATMYKTFPLSYPYLEAHETGIEALIAEVESNSRIKVLKSAHLDTLEGAPGDYTASVTVGSSKEELPVGALVLATGWVPQDTKYVEPMGYGSSKVVTAAEFEAMVKAGKMDASSVAFVLDTRLSEAKFAAEEDAYANRSDEQVASDDADAKVVADAAKVEGEEDAFVYEDMESYKHLPYSAELSSLVALKQANYVREMNSNGIAYIIYDHMMVPGVNERYYRAAQDDPGIMLTKGTVTSITEEGSSMVVAASNTLLGENIEIQADLVVVPTGMVPTTAHDPTINLVYRQGPAFPDLKQFDGFADSNYICFPYETRRTGVYAAGCVRQPMTMGLAREDAAGAVLKAIQCINSANHGVAVHPRSGDNTYPVFNFMRCTQCKRCTEECPFGALDDDEKGTPKPNPSRCRRCGTCMGACPERVIGFDNYNIDMIGSMIKQVQVPDDMEEGGPRFIVLACENDAYPALDMAAMRGKGWSPYVRVIPVRCLGSVNTIWIADAMSKGIDGVLLLGCKYGEDYQCHFVKGSELCNRRMENVADSLKRLGVEPERVVQSELAIDEYDKVSDLIDTFVNDMIKIGPNPFKGY; encoded by the coding sequence GTGCCCGAAAAAATCGGAGTTTATTTCGACCAAGCAAGCATTTCTCCTTACCTTATAGCTGAAGACCTTGCTGAAGTAGTCAGTAAGGTTTGCGCAAGCGAGTGTCCGGTGATCAAGTGTCACCCGAGACTAAACAGCGAAGAAGGAAGAAAGCTTATTCAGGAAGATATCGACGCTGGCAACGTCGATGCAGTCTGTATCTGCGGCACAAGCCCTCGCGTAGATTGGGACATTTTCAATTTTGACAACGTCATGGTTGAACGTGTTAATCTACGTGAACAGTGCATCAAGGTTTTCAGGAACCCTGACGGCACATTGCCTGATCCAAACGGAGAAGTTCCTGAACTCCTCAAAATAATGGCAAATGAATATGTCAGAATGGGAATCACTAAACTAACCAAAGGTAACACCTCTGAAAATCAGATTATAGGTTCTACTAAGGTTGTTATGGTTCTTGGTGGTGGTTTTACCGGTCTTACCGCAGCTCTTTATGCAGCAAAGACCAACCACGACGTAATTCTGGTAGAGAAAGCTGATACTCTTGGCGGTAAAGCTGCCACTATGTATAAGACTTTCCCACTTTCATATCCCTACCTCGAAGCTCATGAAACCGGAATTGAAGCTCTGATTGCTGAAGTTGAATCAAACTCCAGAATTAAAGTTCTAAAATCCGCTCATCTTGATACTCTTGAAGGTGCTCCCGGTGATTATACAGCCAGCGTAACAGTTGGTTCCAGCAAAGAAGAACTGCCAGTTGGTGCACTTGTTCTTGCTACCGGTTGGGTTCCTCAGGATACTAAGTATGTTGAGCCTATGGGTTACGGTTCTTCCAAAGTTGTTACTGCTGCTGAATTTGAAGCAATGGTCAAAGCAGGAAAAATGGACGCATCGTCTGTTGCTTTTGTTCTTGATACACGCCTCAGTGAAGCAAAGTTTGCAGCAGAAGAAGATGCTTATGCTAATCGTTCTGACGAGCAGGTTGCTTCTGATGACGCTGACGCAAAAGTAGTGGCTGATGCTGCAAAAGTAGAGGGAGAAGAAGACGCATTCGTTTACGAGGATATGGAATCCTATAAACATCTTCCTTACAGCGCAGAACTCAGCAGTCTTGTAGCTCTCAAGCAGGCCAACTACGTTCGTGAAATGAACTCAAACGGCATTGCATACATCATCTATGACCACATGATGGTTCCGGGTGTGAATGAGCGTTACTATCGTGCTGCTCAGGATGATCCAGGCATCATGCTGACCAAAGGTACTGTTACTTCCATTACGGAAGAGGGCAGTTCCATGGTTGTTGCTGCAAGCAATACTCTTCTCGGTGAAAATATTGAAATTCAGGCTGATCTGGTCGTTGTTCCTACAGGCATGGTTCCAACCACTGCTCACGATCCGACCATCAACCTCGTATATAGACAAGGACCTGCATTCCCCGATCTCAAACAGTTCGACGGATTTGCAGATTCCAATTACATCTGTTTCCCTTATGAAACACGCCGTACCGGTGTTTATGCCGCCGGTTGTGTTCGTCAGCCCATGACTATGGGACTTGCAAGGGAAGATGCAGCCGGTGCTGTTCTCAAAGCGATCCAGTGTATCAACTCCGCCAATCACGGTGTAGCTGTTCACCCTCGCTCCGGTGACAATACCTATCCTGTATTCAACTTCATGCGTTGCACACAGTGTAAACGTTGCACAGAAGAATGTCCTTTCGGTGCACTTGATGATGATGAAAAAGGAACACCAAAGCCGAATCCGTCACGCTGCCGTCGCTGTGGTACCTGTATGGGTGCCTGCCCTGAGCGTGTAATCGGATTTGACAATTACAATATCGACATGATCGGTTCCATGATTAAGCAGGTTCAAGTACCTGATGACATGGAAGAAGGTGGTCCTAGATTTATCGTGCTCGCTTGCGAAAACGATGCTTACCCTGCACTCGACATGGCTGCCATGCGAGGTAAAGGCTGGTCCCCTTATGTTCGTGTAATTCCTGTTCGCTGTCTCGGCTCTGTGAATACCATCTGGATTGCAGATGCTATGAGTAAGGGTATTGATGGAGTTCTGTTGCTCGGATGTAAGTACGGTGAAGATTATCAGTGCCACTTTGTGAAAGGTTCTGAACTGTGTAACCGCCGTATGGAAAACGTTGCTGATTCTCTCAAGAGACTTGGCGTCGAACCTGAACGTGTTGTCCAGTCCGAACTCGCCATTGACGAATACGACAAGGTTTCTGACCTTATCGATACCTTTGTTAATGACATGATCAAGATTGGTCCCAACCCGTTCAAGGGCTACTAG
- the qmoC gene encoding quinone-interacting membrane-bound oxidoreductase complex subunit QmoC codes for MEKDVRIKPDLQFIKELQEVGGDAVKKCYQCATCSVACPLSPADNPYPRKEMVWAQWGLKDKLVKDIDIWLCHNCGACSDLCPRGARPADLLAAMRNLAYQKIATPTFIGKWMSSPKHLPKLIAIPAAIYMVIWFIMAGVRGSFFPLKDGKVVYGHLFPGDFTIDPIFMIAFGFMVWTFYKGVKNLIGSFADQPKVFAVGDKSERPSLLVCFVDVCRNELLTHSKWKECGESDEADEQKFNGHRFLMLAFICLMVVTGIVAVTHWGGKVIPFLTAIGHTPMPLWHPVKILANIGAVMLVYSLLLLTKRRLNQDDSSHVSTYYDWYLLGLIWTIAGTGIMCELLRLFGIAILAYPMYYVHLVAVFMMFVYLPWSKLGHLVYRTAALTYAKHIGRLPMPVREEKTFTL; via the coding sequence ATGGAAAAAGATGTTCGCATCAAACCGGATCTGCAGTTTATCAAAGAGCTCCAGGAAGTCGGTGGAGACGCAGTCAAAAAGTGCTATCAGTGCGCAACTTGCAGTGTAGCCTGTCCTCTGTCGCCTGCTGACAACCCTTATCCGCGTAAGGAAATGGTATGGGCTCAGTGGGGCCTAAAAGATAAACTTGTTAAGGATATCGATATATGGCTTTGCCATAACTGCGGAGCATGCTCCGACTTGTGCCCACGTGGCGCACGTCCTGCTGATTTGCTCGCAGCTATGCGTAATCTAGCCTATCAGAAGATAGCAACTCCAACCTTTATTGGTAAGTGGATGAGCTCTCCGAAACATCTGCCGAAGCTTATTGCTATCCCGGCAGCTATTTACATGGTGATTTGGTTCATCATGGCAGGAGTTCGTGGTTCCTTCTTCCCTCTTAAAGATGGAAAAGTCGTTTACGGGCATCTTTTCCCCGGCGATTTTACTATTGACCCGATCTTCATGATTGCTTTCGGTTTCATGGTTTGGACCTTCTATAAAGGAGTAAAAAACCTTATCGGATCATTCGCAGATCAACCAAAGGTCTTTGCTGTCGGTGATAAATCTGAAAGACCAAGTCTTTTGGTGTGCTTTGTGGATGTTTGCAGAAATGAACTTCTGACACATTCCAAATGGAAAGAATGCGGTGAATCCGATGAAGCTGATGAACAGAAGTTTAATGGACATAGGTTCCTTATGCTCGCATTCATCTGCTTGATGGTAGTAACAGGCATAGTTGCTGTTACCCATTGGGGAGGAAAGGTTATACCCTTCCTTACCGCTATCGGTCATACTCCGATGCCTCTGTGGCACCCGGTTAAGATTCTTGCCAACATTGGCGCAGTAATGCTTGTTTATTCACTGTTGCTGCTTACCAAACGCCGCTTGAATCAGGATGATTCCTCGCATGTATCTACCTATTATGACTGGTACTTACTTGGACTTATCTGGACAATTGCAGGAACTGGTATCATGTGTGAATTGCTTCGCCTCTTCGGCATCGCGATTCTTGCATACCCCATGTACTATGTGCATCTTGTCGCCGTGTTTATGATGTTTGTCTATCTGCCGTGGTCCAAGCTTGGACATCTGGTCTACAGGACTGCAGCTTTAACTTATGCAAAACACATCGGCCGTCTACCAATGCCGGTCCGTGAAGAAAAGACTTTTACTCTGTAA